The genomic segment GTCGACGGTAGCGCCACTGTTCGGCCGGGGTCAGCTCCGTGGTGCCTCGTCGTTCCTTATCCTGTTTTTCCTCGGCGTAGAGTCGCCGGAGACCGGCGTCGAGATCGTTGGCCAGTTCGGCGGCGCTTTGGTAGCGGTCGAGGGGGTTTTTCTCCAGGCACTTGAGGATGATCTCGTTGAGCCATTCGGGGATGCGGCTCTCGATCATCCTGGGTGGGATGGGCGGTTCGTTGATCTGTTTGAAGGCCACGGCGACCTTCTTGTCGGCGGTGAAGGGCAGTCGTTTGGTGAATAGCTTGTACATCAGCACGCCCAGGGAGTAGATGTCGGAACGGGCGTCGACGTTCTGTCCCTGGCACTGCTCGGGGCTCATGTATTCCGGGGTGCCGACGGCGGTGCTTTCCTGGCTGGCCGCGGCGCGGGCGATACCGAAATCCAGCAGGGTGACGTGGTCGTCGGAGCCGACGATGACGTTGCCCGGCTTGACGTCGCAGTGGATGACGCCCTTGGAATGGGCGTAGCCCAGGGCCCGGGTGAGCTGAACGATCAACTGGACGTTTTCCTTGACTCTGAAGGCTTGCTCGGCGATGACCTTTTCCAGGCTCTTGCCGTTGAGCAGGTTCATCACGAAGTAGGCCCGGCCCTGGTCCTGGCCCACGTCATGGATCATGACGATGTTGGGGTGTTCGAGCTCGGCCGAGCGGCGGGCCTCGGCGATGAAGCGTTCGGTATAGCCTTCGCGCTCGGCCAGGCGCATCGGTAGGACCTTGATCGCCACATCGCGACCCAGGTTTTCGTCGAAGGCGGCGAAGACGATGCCCATGCCGCCGATGCCGATCCGGCGACGGATGCGGTACTTGCCGATATAATCGGGAATACTGTCGGCGTCGAGCCGTTCTAGGGGCGAGGTCTGGGTGGAGGAGAGCCGAACCACGGGACGGCCGCATTTATGGCAGTAGTCGACGTTTTCGTTGAGGCGGGCGCCGCAGTGGAAGCAGTACATCAAATCTCCCGGCGATGATGGGCTGGCGGTGCGAAACAGTGCATGTTAATTCTAGGTCCTTTCGGGCCCGATGGCAACCTTCGGCTGCCGTGCGCTGCGCGGGACTTTAATTATCCGCGTAGGTTTTTAGCAGCAGGAAGGCCGGGGTGGGTCGGAAGCCCAGCCGCTCCCACCAGCCGACGCTGCCCCGGGTCACCAACACGGAGAGGGAGGGTGCGCCGCGACGACGCAGCTCGAGTTCGACGGCCTCGACCAGGGCGCGGCCTACGCCCCGTCGTTGGTATCCGGGATGGACGCTGAGCAGGTGCAGCAGGGCCCGGGAGCCGTCGTAGACGGCCTTGACGTAGCCGACGACGTGGCCGTCGAGTTCGGCGACGCGGTCGACGGCGGCCTCGCAGGCGGCCACGCGCCTCATCGCCTGTGGCCCTTCGACGGCGGGAAAGGCGTACTGCTCGTTGGCGCGCAGAATGGCGACGACGGCTGCAGCGTCGTCGTCGAACGGTCGAATCAGTGGGTTTTCAGCGGAGGAGGAGTTCACCGAGCTTGACCTCCGGGGTGCAGGAGGGGGGGCGCCGGACGAAGGCGGATTCATCAACGACACCCTCGGCGAGGAAGCGGCCGAGGAGACGGGCGAAGGCCTCCGGTTGCAGGCGTTCGAGATCATCGCAATGGGCGGCGTAGGGCACGACCACCCGCTGACCCGCCGTCAGGTGGGGGTGGAGCTCGGCGGCCCAGGCCGGCGGGGTGGCCGGATCGAGCCCGCCGGAAACCAGCAGGGTCGGGGGTTCGACGGGGCCGTGGCGGCGCCAGTCCTCGTCGATCGTCTCGACTTGCCAGCCGTCGAGCTGGACCGGAGCCCAGTAGAGCAGGGACAGGGGGGAGCCCAGCAGGGCGCCCGGCGGATCGAGCTCGTTCAGGTAATCGCGGTCGGGATCGTAGTCGGCGCTGAGCCCCTTGGCGGCCAGCTCGCCCCAGGCCGGCTG from the Candidatus Coatesbacteria bacterium genome contains:
- a CDS encoding protein kinase — its product is MYCFHCGARLNENVDYCHKCGRPVVRLSSTQTSPLERLDADSIPDYIGKYRIRRRIGIGGMGIVFAAFDENLGRDVAIKVLPMRLAEREGYTERFIAEARRSAELEHPNIVMIHDVGQDQGRAYFVMNLLNGKSLEKVIAEQAFRVKENVQLIVQLTRALGYAHSKGVIHCDVKPGNVIVGSDDHVTLLDFGIARAAASQESTAVGTPEYMSPEQCQGQNVDARSDIYSLGVLMYKLFTKRLPFTADKKVAVAFKQINEPPIPPRMIESRIPEWLNEIILKCLEKNPLDRYQSAAELANDLDAGLRRLYAEEKQDKERRGTTELTPAEQWRYRRRRIVGLILIALAVGGLVWGAIEIIPQLGGAEEETVAENPLGDELVLSKEEVTLKVNTTPDEASLFIDGQSFGTTPLTTRLPRGRSYTLRFEREGYAPLETTFTPGDGDLVNFNVELSPATYGWLRIQGEPGSKVWIDDRYIGALPLDSLKLLAGKRVIRIERGSEMINREVYVTTGRIVQLNLGGTAPPTADTETPSVEEAENLLLDGD
- a CDS encoding GNAT family N-acetyltransferase; translated protein: MISNACNRRPSPVSSAASSPRVSLMNPPSSGAPPPAPRRSSSVNSSSAENPLIRPFDDDAAAVVAILRANEQYAFPAVEGPQAMRRVAACEAAVDRVAELDGHVVGYVKAVYDGSRALLHLLSVHPGYQRRGVGRALVEAVELELRRRGAPSLSVLVTRGSVGWWERLGFRPTPAFLLLKTYADN